A section of the Brachyhypopomus gauderio isolate BG-103 chromosome 13, BGAUD_0.2, whole genome shotgun sequence genome encodes:
- the cebpd gene encoding CCAAT/enhancer-binding protein delta, which translates to MCDTYNLDSRCVSPQCNMSWTMEPANFYDSKCGVPADGKAAREDGDMVELSAAPAIYDDESAIDFSVYIDSMSSAPNFELCNDELFADLFNSAVKQERAELHQAGPVATHAVLSVLSKDPGGFGAPVKREDEWSDSDVSSSLPSQIEACAQTSVSLHTGQPTPPTTPEPQPRRSGKERGKKTVDRFSPEYRQRRERNNIAVRKSRDKAKRRNVEMQQKMMELSAENDRLHKTIDHLTRELTGLRTFFKQIPESPYGARAPADR; encoded by the coding sequence ATGTGCGACACCTACAACTTGGACTCTCGCTGCGTGTCTCCACAATGCAACATGAGCTGGACGATGGAGCCCGCGAACTTCTACGACAGTAAGTGCGGCGTCCCCGCGGACGGCAAAGCGGCGCGGGAGGACGGGGACATGGTGGAGCTGAGCGCCGCCCCGGCCATCTACGACGACGAGAGCGCCATCGACTTCAGCGTCTACATCGACTCCATGTCCTCGGCGCCCAACTTCGAGCTGTGCAACGACGAGCTGTTCGCGGACCTGTTCAACAGCGCGGTGAAGCAGGAGAGGGCTGAGCTGCACCAGGCGGGCCCGGTGGCGACCCACGCGGTGCTGTCGGTACTGTCCAAGGACCCGGGGGGGTTCGGCGCGCCCGTGAAGCGCGAGGACGAGTGGAGCGACAGCGACGTGTCCTCGTCTTTGCCCTCGCAGATAGAGGCGTGCGCGCAGACCTCCGTCAGCCTGCACACCGGACAGCCCACGCCTCCCACCACGCCCGAGCCGCAGCCGCGGAGGTCGGGGAAGGAGCGCGGGAAGAAGACGGTGGACCGGTTCAGTCCGGAGTATCGGCAGCGGCGCGAGCGGAATAACATCGCCGTGCGTAAAAGCAGGGACAAGGCCAAGAGGCGCAACGTGGAGATGCAGCAGAAGATGATGGAGCTGAGCGCGGAGAACGACCGCCTGCACAAGACCATCGACCACCTGACGCGCGAGCTCACGGGTCTCCGGACCTTCTTCAAACAGATACCGGAGTCGCCGTACGGCGCGCGAGCCCCCGCGGACCGGTGA
- the mcm4 gene encoding DNA replication licensing factor MCM4: protein MSSPPSSARKRGRSSNPSTPASEEPRTPRPRGTPESSTGELQPLPTSPATDLQSPVPQDTSLFSSPVPRRSVPQSELDASSPLIYDTPSRGTPARQRPDLGSVRKAPQVDLCSEPPSGDGAAPSEQNAGQRLVIWGTDVNVGTCKEKFQRFLQRFTDPTSREDDNASLDLNEPLYMQKLDEISVVGEPVLNVNCGHIQTFDADLYRQLICYPQEVIPTFDMAVNELFFDRFPDSVLEHQIQVRPYNALKTRSMRGLNPEDIDQLITISGMVIRTSQLIPEMQEAFFRCQVCAFSTRVEVDRGRIAEPAVCRNCNTTHSMALVHNRSIFSDKQMIKLQESPEDMPAGQTPHTTVVYAHNDLVDKVQPGDRVNITGIYRAAPMRLNPRQSQVKSVYRTHIDAIHFRKTDERRLHSLDEEADQRLFTEERVATLRELAAKPDVYERLSSALAPSIYEHDDIKKGILLQLFGGTRKDFSQTGRGNFRAEVNILLCGDPGTSKSQLLQYVYNLVPRGQYTSGKGSSAVGLTAYVTKDPETRQLVLQTGALVLSDNGICCIDEFDKMSDSTRSVLHEVMEQQTLSIAKAGIICQLNARTSILAAANPVESQWNPKKTTIENIQLPHTLLSRFDLIFLMLDPQDEAYDRRLAHHLVALYYQSEEQVEEENLDMAVLKDYIAYARTYVNPRLSEEASQALIEAYVDMRKIGSGRGMVSAYPRQLESLIRLAEAHAKVRFSDKVENIDVEEAKRLHREALKQSATDPRTGFVDISILTTGMSATARKRKEEVAQALKKLIQLKGKTPAMKYQQLFDDLRGQSEAAITKDMFDEALRALADEDFLTVTGKTVRLL, encoded by the exons ATGTCTTCTCCACCCTCGAGTGCCCGCAAACGTGGTAGGAGTAGCAACCCATCTACTC CTGCCAGCGAGGAACCCAGGACCCCGCGGCCCCGTGGGACCCCGGAGTCTTCGACGGGAGAACTGCAGCCCCTTCCCACTTCGCCTGCCACAGACCTCCAGAGTCCGGTCCCCCAGGACACCTCTCTGTTCTCCAGCCCCGTGCCTCGCCGCTCCG TCCCGCAGAGTGAACTGGACGCGAGCTCTCCGCTCATCTACGACACGCCTAGCCGCGGGACCCCTGCCAGGCAGCGTCCCGACCTGGGCTCCGTCAGAAAGGCCCCGCAAGTGGATCTCTGCTCTGAGCCT CCATCAGGAGATGGTGCAGCCCCCAGTGAACAGAACGCTGGACAGAGACTCGTCATCTGGGGCACGGACGTCAACGTGGGAACCTGTAAGGAGAAGTTTCAG CGTTTCCTGCAGCGCTTCACTGACCCCACCTCACGTGAAGATGACAACGCCAGCCTGGATCTGAACGAACCCCTCTATATGCAGAAGCTGGATGAG ATCAGTGTTGTTGGGGAGCCAGTGCTGaatgtgaactgtggtcacatTCAGACCTTTGATGCTGACCTGTACCGACAGCTCATCTGCTACCCTCAG GAAGTAATCCCCACCTTCGATATGGCGGTCAACGAGTTGTTCTTTGACCGCTTCCCCGATTCTGTCCTGGAGCATCAGATCCAGGTCCGTCCCTACAACGCTCTGAAGACCAGGAGTATGCGTGGCCTCAACCCTGAGG ACATTGACCAGCTCATCACCATCAGCGGCATGGTGATCCGCACCTCCCAGCTCATCCCAGAAATGCAGGAGGCGTTTTTCCGCTGCCAGGTGTGTGCGTTCAGCACTCGGGTGGAGGTGGACCGGGGCCGCATCGCTGAGCCTGCGGTGTGTCGCAACTGCAACACCACCCACAGCATGGCGCTGGTGCACAACCGCTCCATCTTCTCCGACAAACAGATG ATTAAGCTCCAGGAGTCTCCAGAGGACATGCCTGCCGGTCAGACCCCCCACACCACTGTAGTGTATGCCCACAACGACTTGGTGGACAAAGTCCAGCCTGGAGATCGGGTGAACATTACAG GCATATACAGAGCGGCGCCCATGCGCCTCAACCCGCGTCAGAGCCAGGTGAAGTCCGTGTACAGGACCCACATCGACGCCATCCACTTCCGCAAGACGGACGAGCGGCGTCTGCACAGCCTGGACGAGGAGGCCGACCAGAGGCTGTTCACGGAGGAGCGCGTGGCCACGCTGCGTGAGCTCGCCGCCAAGCCCGATGTCTACGAGCGCCTCTCGTCTGCCCTCGCGCCCAGCATCTACGAGCATGACGACATCAAAAAG GGAATTCTGCTGCAGCTGTTTGGCGGGACACGGAAGGACTTCAGCCAAACGGGACGCGGGAACTTCCGCGCCGAGGTCAACATCCTGCTGTGCGGCGACCCGGGCACCAGCAAGTCTCAGCTGCTGCAGTACGTCTACAACCTGGTGCCCCGCGGGCAGTACACGTCCGGCAAGGGCTCGAGCGCCGTGGGCCTCACCGCCTACGTGACGAAGGACCCGGAGACGCGGCAGCTGGTCCTCCAGACGGGCGCGCTCGTGCTCAGCGACAACGGCATCTGCTGCATCGACGAGTTCGACAAGATGAGCGACAGCACGCGTTCCGTTCTGCACGAGGTCATGGAGCAGCAGACCCTCTCCATCGCCAAG GCTGGAATAATTTGTCAGCTGAATGCGAGGACCTCCATCCTGGCAGCAGCCAATCCCGTGGAGTCCCAGTGGAACCCCAAGAAAACCACCATCGAGAACATCCAGCTGCCTCACACGCTCCTCTCCAG GTTCGACCTCATTTTCCTGATGCTGGACCCGCAAGACGAGGCCTACGACAGGCGGCTGGCGCACCACCTGGTGGCGCTCTACTACCAGAgcgaggagcaggtggaggaggagaactTGGACATGGCTGTCCTGAAGGACTACATCGCCTACGCCCGCACCTACGTCAACCCCAGGCTCAGCGAGGAGGCCAGCCAGGCGCTTATTGAG GCCTATGTGGACATGAGGAAGATCGGCAGTGGGAGAGGGATGGTGTCTGCTTACCCTCGTCAGCTGGAGTCCCTGATCCGGCTGGCTGAGGCTCATGCCAAAGTGCGCTTCTCGGACAAAGTGGAGAACATCgacgtggaggaggccaagAGACTCCACAGGGAAGCTCTGAAACAGTCTGCCACTGATCCCAGAACAGGCTTTGTGGATATCTCCATCCTCACTACAG GTATGAGTGCTACGGCCCGAAAGCGTAAGGAGGAAGTGGCACAGGCCCTGAAGAAACTCATCCAGCTGAAGGGCAAAACTCCAGCCATGAAGTACCAGCAACTGTTTGACGACCTCCGTGGGCAGTCAGAGGCT GCCATCACCAAGGATATGTTTGACGAGGCACTGCGAGCGCTGGCGGATGAGGACTTTTTAACGGTGACGGGGAAGACTGTGCGTCTGCTGTAA